Sequence from the Lepidochelys kempii isolate rLepKem1 chromosome 7, rLepKem1.hap2, whole genome shotgun sequence genome:
CAGCtcacctttggaaatctggcctgtACTgtcctcagtggagttacaccagggctgaattggCCATCTAATCACGTGGCGCTGTACCATAAGAGCAGATGCCTTTCTGACCCAAGGTGGGGATCACTTTATGCTCTGAAGTTTATTCACTTTATTGACAGGCTCTGTGGTTTAATGGGTTGCGCATTGGCCTTCTAGATGGATGACAGAATAAGTTATTCAATGGGCGTGAATTTGAGCTACAtttgggggttagactagatgacactTGTGGTCTCTTTTAACCCTATGGCTCTAAAAAGCAGGAGTCTTTACAATTTGGATCTGTTAATGTAATTGCAATAGCTTCATACAACTCTATATTCATGGGAGTGTATAATATAGAAACACAACTGGGCTTTTGGTCCTTAAGAACTTTACTTGCCAACAAACTGAAACAATCTTTCAAAAAGTGTAGCTTGGGACTCAGATAAGCACCGGCACGAAAAGTGAATGGGGCTAATCCCCGTGGATCTGAGCTTGCTGATGGTACTCAGGCAAAAATACTAGCAAACTTTAGTGTGAGTTTTATTTGAATAACGACTATGGGATCAGGTGCATAGGGatagatattttgttttgtttattcagTTTTGCCATGGgagtttagggcctgattcagcacccactgaaggcaatgggaatgtgtccattgttttcagtgagcATTGGACCAGGCCTTAGAAGGGAAACTGACCAATGTAATAACATTGCAATAACATACATTGAAGACGTATTTCATAATTGTATTGGAAAATTAAATTACTCTattacagattaattaaaaatattccaCACATTCGTTTAATACAGTAAAAACAATTTGGCAATTTGCTAATTGCAGAAGTTGCTATTTACAGAAACAAAGATAGTTCcttacagtataaatattttctccagctccctgcagcagacATCTCCAGAAAGTTACTGTTGAACTTGAAGAAACTACAATATTGCTTAATAATGTGTTTTGCTATTTCTAATGTCTGTCCTGCATTGTTGACCTTTAACATACACAGGTCCAGAGCATGTGACAGAGTGGAAAAAGGCACCAAGACATAGCAGATATTTGCCATGTACACACAGCAGAAAAAGCTGTTCCTGCAGCCTGAGCACCATGGTCTGTCTCCCTCTTGCTTCAGAAACAGTAGGTGTCAGGGGAGAGTAATGGGCAGTGCTGGGCAACTGCCCATGCGGGAGCTGGTGTCCCAGGCAGGCGTTGGATCAAGGCTGAGGAACGGCTCTTCCACTATCTGTCCAGCACTGTCGGGGACCCGTTGGTACTTGGGTGGGACCTGCCCTATAGGACTGTAGGCCTGCAAATCTGGAGCCTATGCAAATAGAGCAATGCCATATTTGATAAATATGTATTATTTCATTTgcataaaatctctctcttcccacccccatgccTGGTTCCCTTGCCCTAGCtcctctcttttcccttcccacctccaggttccagcccactCTCTGAATCCGCCCACAGACACACTTGACCATAGAGCCCCTGCCTAAAGCATAGTCACCAGatctgctgggctgggggaggaatgTGCTGTTAGTGTCCTGGAGGACTTTTGGGGGTCTCTATAGTTTAGTGTCAAAGTGGCTGTGAAGGACACTAACCGTAGAGGAGCAGTCTACAGAGGCCCAGCTCCTTGGGAAATGGACAAATATGCAGACTGGGAgtgggcctggcctggcctgagaACCAGCTGCAGAGAATGCCCCCTACTCcaagcagggaatagaacccagaagtcctgacttcCAGACTCCCCTTTCCCCACTCTAACAACTAGATGtaactcccctcccacagctagggatggaacccaggagtcctggctcccagtctctgtctcccagagctgggaaagaaGCCAAGaatcctggctccctgctccaacAACGAGACTCTAACCAAACAGAGGTGTTTTCTAACAATGGTTCTGCCTAAAATGCTCAGGGTTTTACGTTATAGCCCTGATTAAACCAAGTTCCGCTCTGTCCCACTGGTTTGTATATACAGAAACACCCCCCACACCTTCCCTGCATTGTCACCACAGGCCAGGCAGCATGGGACCCTTTGAAAAGTCAGCAGGTCTGTAGAATTTGGCAGCATTCTCCTCTCAGCTGCTGTCCCATGGGTGGAGCCTGGAGGTGGAGCCTTTTCAAAGCTGACTGGCTGGCTCCCCCCGATCTGACATGTTATTAATCTGAACATCACAAGAGCTGtgaataggtgctggaactaggggtgctatcACCCCCCTGGCTTGATGTAgcaataacaacccaaatacatggtatCCGccttcagcaccctcactatagaagttgttccagcaccactggggcTGTGGAGAACGGGTGCACTGAGTCCAGATGCGAGTCAGTTGCAGGCAGAATGGGCTCTTGTTAATGACAACCACAGCTTGTGGCCACCATGTCTTTATAATTCTTAAGGACAACATTCTCATTGTCGTCAAAGTACATAATACTGATGGAACTCAGTTTGTCTGGGACACAGCACGGTGTGCTGACGTCTTTGGTCAGTTTCAGCGTATGCACTATGGACTGGACGGTAGCATGGTTGGTCGCTCTTAGACTTTCCCCTAAGGGGAACAGGCAGGCCCCTTTGCAATAATAAGCCTTGTAGCCACGTGGGGAAATGATCCACCCCGCCCAACCAATTTTATGGAAGTCGACGAAGAGATCATTGAGCTGGCATGGCACAATTTTGTCTTTGTGGGAGAAGGAAGAGGTATCCCGAATTCTTCTGCTTTTGTTCACTCTGATGTTTGCAAAGACCTCATTTTGGTGAGGTAGGTGTGATGAAGTATCATCTTCAGGCGAGGATGGCTGGAATTCTGAAAGCAAGAGGACATGACAGGGGTAAGTAAACCTTTGTCATGAAGAACACTGTATTTCTGTCTATACGTTGGGAGGAGTTTATTGCTCTCAAAGGAGATAGTCCTCATGAAACACACAGATTTAAACAAAACTGGGAAAGGACAATGACACTTATGGTACATCTATACTATGAGTAAGGGGTGCGATTGCTCCTGTTCGGGTACACATAGGCGAGCTTTCATTGAGCGAACACGAATACAAATAGCAGGGTAGCCGCAATAGTGCAGGTAGTTGCATGCTACCCATGGCTTAGTCATGTCTCCACCGCGCTATCTGTGCTTctgtggctacactgctactCAAAGATAGCTAGTGTGAGTATGTATACACAGGCAGGGGGATCACATTACcagctcgtagtgtagacatagccttagacaatGACAGTATTATAAATCTTAAATACTTAGACATTTAGGCTGCACTTCCCTCAGGACCAAATCCTGAGGACTtcttcatagagtcatagattccaaggccggaagggtccattgtgatcatctagtccaggggttctcaatgTGGAGGTTGGgaccccctcagggggtcgtgagcttattacatggggggtcgcgagcggtcagcctccaccccaaaccccgctttgcctccagcatttgtaatggtgttaaatatattaaaatgtgtttttcatttataaggggggtcgcccTCAGAGGCTTggtgtgtgaaaggggtcaccagtacaaacatttgagagccactgggctaGTCTGATCTGTGTAACACAGTCTAGAGAACTCCTCCAGAAGGGTTCCTTTTGAACTAcagcctatctttaaaaaaaataaaaatccaatattgatttaaaaattgccggtgatggagaatccaccacgacccttggtacgTTGTTCCAAGGATTCATTATCCTCACTGttcaaaatgtatgccttatttccagtctgaatgtgtctcgCTTCAGCTTGGCATGCAAGGCCCAAAAAGCactgaaaatacaaaacaaaggTCAGGAAATAGTGAAAGTTTTGAagactgcacagctccctgcactACAGAGCCAAGTCTGGTTGTGTCTCTGTATAGGAAGGTGGAGCAGAAACGGAGAGAACCAGAGAAACATGGACTGCCCAGATTTATTGACCACAAATTGTAGATGGGGCAAAGGTTCCCTACACTGAGAAGCAGGATTCTGTCTCCAAGCCACCACATAAAGTCCTTTTACTGGACAGGGAGCCGGAATTTCACTGTAAACTTGGCACTAGGCTGGTctgttttacttttgtttctagtcagtttcactgtctgGTTCTCATGAGCCAGCACAATGTTGTCTTGTTTGGGTCCTTTCTGATGTACAAATAAGGCtggaaagtttatttttaagttttatttatttggacGTATCAGGACTGCAAAGACTAATCTCCCTTAGCTCTGGTGGAGGATCAGTGGGAGGTGTAAGGAATGTTTGTTATAGTTTAAGAGGTGAGGTATTGAACAGTCAACAAAAACTTCCCTTATTCAAAGCGTCAATTAGTCATTGCAGTTAAATcaacattttagaaaacaaagaaaaagcaaaagcaaaaaaaaagttttaaactgCCCGACTAAAAACCCCCTTCCCTCTGGACAGCTGAACTTCCATTTTGTGATATCACCATTTGCATAAGCTCTCCAGTCATGTAGAATCTTCCAGCCCAGACAGGACCTGCAAGTCTAATGTAAATCAAGAAGAAGCagaacccttccccctttttaaacaaataaaacaaaacaccctttTGGCTTTTATTATgagtcaaagaagaaaaaataggtATAAACACAATATATTTTTCCTTAGCAGGTCCCTTTCTTACTTAAATAAAACAACGAAAAGTTTTCTACTTCCTTTTCCTTGCAGAGATAGACCTAAAATTGTAACTCAGACCCTAAGGGAACCTTGGCACTGGATAAAAGAGTGCTACAGGGTTCCCGAGCCTCCTGAGTGAAGGGCCAAGaagcttctttagtctctccGCGGGCTTTTGCGGACCTCAGAAGTTCCATAGGAGTGAAGGGGATGCCTTCCTGATCTTCTGTCCCTCAAGCTTAGTGCTCACCGAGTCCCTTCTCTCTGTGGACCTCCTGAGAGGATTTGTAACTTGCAGCAGTAGCATTCCCCTCTGAGGTACCCTGGGAGGTTTGTCAAATAGAGAATACAGATTCTGCACACTTCCGTTTGCTAACTGCTTATGGCCCTGTCAGGATGTTAGATACATAAGAAGTGACAAATCATCACACTTAGTATTAAAGACATGATTGTGGGAAATGAAAGATAAAAACCAACGTTCTTTCAAGCATGCTTTCAATAGTCTACAGGGAAAGAAGGACAGATGGAATGAACATCTCTCTACAGGGGCAGAGATAAGGTGGCTTGAGTGCCTTGTTTGAGAAGGGAAACCTTACCTCTGCATTTCCTGGGTTctcatttttgtttgtgttatgATGTTTGTTGTTTATCTGCTTGAAAGGTAATATGCACTGAAACCCAATATGAGCCTGCAACCTTAGCTTCATAGCCAGCACATTTTTTGTGGGAGATGCATTTCATAAATAGGAAACCTTTGTAGTATaaattccaatttttttctttaacttacTAAAAAGTTGTATGGTGGACACGAgcgtgcacatgcacacacacaaatctgagTGACATTTCCAGCCCGTCTTCCCTTCTGGtcctcttctctcccttcctcaAGTGTATATATCTGCTTTCCCTCCTTCTGCTTGCTACCCTCCCTATCATCTTTTGTCCTCTTCCCCAGCACTACCTTGCATCCCATGAGGTCCAGAACTCCATATATTGGTGGAGTTGACATTGCATGCTCATAGGCTGGAAGTCACTGGTTCTACACCTTTGACTAGAATGATGGGCATGAAGAGAAGACATACTTAGGCCAGGACTATAGATGGAAGACTAtaaacttttgctggcatagcatACTTgtgttggtcagggatgtgaTGAGTTGTGTTTTGtgactgacatagctgtgctgACAAAAGCACCTAGTGTTGATGCAGATATACCAGGAAAAActgcacttttgtcagtataattTGTTTCGCTCATGGTGGGGCTGGAATAAGCTTCAGTTTTGCTGGTCTAAACTGCCTCCAAACTACATTTGCCTGTATCGAATACTAATataactataccagcaaagcgCTTCTActatagacctggcctaagatgTCTGGTGACCCACTACAGGAGGCAAATAATAAAATGATTATATCAAAGCAAGCTTTTGACAGTGGCAAACCAGAATCAGTTTCAGTGCTTGTGACTAATGCAACTATCTGCAGAAAATGCATGAGGAAGTAACAGAACTAATTAAAGGGAGCTTCTGTTCAAAGAGTTACTGTTGCATTATCTTACCGGTGGAAGAGGGTAGGAAGCTGGAAGATTTCTGTCTGTCATTATTGGTGAAGAGGACCAAGAAAGCATTCCTACTGTCTCGCATATTGTGCTGGCTCTTGGCAAACTTGACAAAGTTGGATTCCATTTTGGTTTTAGATAGATGAGTTGTAGTGATCAAAAAGCCATGGTTAGTGCTGCTGTGTCCCACCCATTTGGAAACCtcagaacaaaaaagaaaagtggaAAGGATCATTTGAGTAAGTCTATCTCATTAGGACTAAGCAATGTTTATATGGGGGAAGAAGGAATAGCCTAAAAGATTGCCGGGACATATTATATTATTATGAAGACAATAGTTGTAACTGCCTAGTTAAGGTTAAACTGAGTTTTGTACTTAAACCAGGAACTCACCATCTTTGTGCTGTACGAAGCATACAGTGTAACTTCCCCAAAACCACAGCCCTTACCTTTAAATACAGAATTATTTTTTGGAGAATTTACTGGTACATTGATTGATTAATCTAGGagtcaaaattaattttaaaattgatcCTTGCCAGGAATTTAGAACCCTTTGTCAGACCTCTCTTTTCCCAAGTAATCTTAATAATGGAATAATATAGACTCCAGACTTTCCATATTGTTAAAACTCATTTAAATCTCACACACAGGCTACATCGGAGGAAATTAGCAATCAAGCTAAATTATTAACAATTGCTGAATCTAACTATTATGATTGTGGACTAACAGGTAAAGCTAAATCACTGGCTCAGGTCACTCTTAGCTCAGGCCATTGTAACCTCAGAGGTAATTCAACCAGTCAGCCACAGCATGCTTGTGAATCTGATcttaaagataaaataaaataattatataagGCTGATAATAATGAGTTGCAAATCTATACTGATATCAGAtggttaattttgttttttaagtgaaaTTCCCCAGACCAAAAACACAGGTTCAGCTGGAGATAAGGTTGAGAGCACATATCAATAATTTAAGGGCATCTCCAAAACATGTATTACAAACCAAAGAGATTtagagttaaggttacatttaTAAGGATCTAGAGACATTAAGGTATGGAAAATACAAAGCTAAAGCCctaaataaccttaactctgccctgtagtgatgcCATGagcataaaaagaaaatgaaaaacgaATTTCTCCTAAGAAATTGATGCCGTCTACCCTGGGACTGCAAACATTAAAATGCTTTAATCATAATTATGTAGTTATTGTATGTTGTTACTATGAGCAGAGTTAAGGTCATTTGGCTGTTGCAGGTCGTACGCTGCTACCAGTTAATAAGCTCAGGTTGTCAGGCTTGTGGCTTTGGAGCTAGAGAATTTACGGTTCTGTCTCTGCTAATGCCCTGAAGTTTTGGTATCCAGCATAGTGGCAACCATGAAGTTCCTAGCCcatggccatgaatttgttaCAATATCTTTAGCATAAAAAACAACGGAATTAAGAATTCTCCGCTTACTGTCTGCGTGACATTGAACACCTCCCAGCCTTCGGTATACAAAGACAGTAGTCTGGATGAAATGAGATTTCTTCTCTGCAGCTTACTTCCTCTGTCCAAAAGCTCATACACATCCACCTTGAATATGGtaatacaacaaaacaaaattaaatgggGAACAATTGATTGTCTCCAGCAAAGAGGTCAGCATCAAAGAAACACGTTTCCTCCACTTCCAGGATGGATTCACCCTGTCTGTTGACCTGGACTGAGACTAAAAAGTGGCTTCTGGTCAGCTTCACATAAGGGCAAGAAGTAATGTACATCTACTAGATACATACAGATAGATCTATCTATATCTCTAACCCTCGATAGATATATACCCCTAATCCTTAGTAATTTTTTAGGAGTAAGTAATAAATAAGAACCTGTATATCTGGTAATCATAATGAAAATAtgcataacaaaaacaaaaaacagtgaaTATTCTCTCAGCACTTGGATATTATCTCATGTACTAAGAGCCACACAAAAACAAATATATGCAAATGGAAAATCACCTGGCCATCTATTTTTTGTCTCTTTTGACTACTTGATATTGTCCCAAGTTTCCTATTGCCCCACATATTTGCCCATTGGGTTCGCAGGCCACCTGATTCCCTCGAGATGGACTGGAGCTGcagaatttggatctggattGCAAATATCTCAAAATCTGGGATAGCTTGGCTGTGGTTTGAGCTCACCTTCAGGATCACCGAACTGTCCTGTTTGCTTTTGCACAGATAAATCAGTAGATTGTTTGGCAGCATTGATGTTTCATTGAAAAAagttcagaggaaaaaaaaaatagcatagcaacaaaaccaaaaccctggctGTATTTCTTTGCTTGTTGGAGTCAAAGAAATAGATGAAACTTCTACATTGCTGGCAGTAACCACATAAAACACAGGATAGTTTCATGGGGTAGTTGGTTTCAGTCTCATTTCTTTCATGCttgatttttttaacttaaagACACTATCTGTCGATTAATTATTCATTTgttattattgttaataatatAATCGCCCACTTACTTTGAGAAAATGTTGCCAAAAAGATTTTTGAGGCACATGGTTTTTATTTAGTTTGAAAACTCGGAGCTCAGCTTTTAGCATTTGTTCATTCCTCCCAACCGAAGAGATGTTGAAGTAGAAATAAGACTGATCAAAATAAtctagaaaaaaaacaacagaattaTTAATAACCAGTCCAACATACAAGACACAGAAAGAATACTCTGATTTTCCAGGAAATGGCAATATGTCACCTGCAGTAACAGAAAGAACTACTCAAATGTGTGTGTTAAAACAGTGATAGACATAGGACACTGAAGTGAAAATAGAATTAAAAATAGGTCTTCAGAGCAAACCAAAAGCATATAACCATGCAAGAGCCAGGCATCTAATAAAATGGAGCAAATTAAATTTTCTGTGCATgggatattttaaaagaattaaaaaaaaaatcagacctatGTTTATTTTGAATTCAgaatgccccaccccccacccaacaTTCACTAAGTAGCAATGAGTTTGTATCAAAGGCTTCCATATAAAAGTTTAATCTACAGGAGTCAGGTATATACAAAACACCTTACATCACCCAACACCCTTCCACATTCCTTCATACGTACACATCTGCACACTCTtaatccctcactctccccccgcccccgatacagccctgctctccccacaaacccattagcttcagtggagttacactggggtgAATTTGCCTCCCTAGCTTTGTCTTGTCCCACTTATCCAGCCTCTCCCCCATCTTCTCCCTCTCTGTGGCTTACCTCGGTCTTCAAGGCTCCGCACCACGTTGCCCTCCAGCAGCCCTGGGGCCTTCGTGATCCCATTGGAATCTGCCACCTTATTGAAAAGATCTACCATAAACTGGGGTGGTTTCCTGTGAGGCAGGACATCATGGGGCAGGGCCTCAATGTCAAAGACCTCCTGCAGTCTCCGCATGGCTTCGGCGAGAATCCCTTTGCTCTGCGTCCGCACGGACACCCTGGACAAGCGAGCGGGGTcacagagcagcaggagcagcaataCGAGGCAGCGCCAGCCCTGGGATGCTGCCATGTCAACTAGATCCTCTTTGGCTGTTACAGAAGGAGAAGTGCAGCTGCAGCTCAGGTGTGCTCTGATCTGGAGTCTTTGAGGAGTGCAGAGCTCCAGGAGGTACTTGTCACTGGCAGCCAAGCCTCCCAAATGGGCTGAGAAATCCACCCCACCAGCTCCTATAAGGCAGTGTGCAGGGAGTGCTTGGCTTTGCATGACAAATCTGAGCACCCGCTTGGTGGTGGTGTGGCCATGGGTGGAGTTCCTGCAAGTGACGAAGTGGACAAGCCACACAAGTAGCTGACTAAGCAGCTTGAATCCACACATCTGACATAATGCTTTATTCCAGGCCTTTGTCAGTGTCCCTGCTGCAGCTAGTCACCCTCCAGTCACCAGaagggggttggggcgggggagaTGGACTTTTGTGTTCTTTCTAGGTCTAAGATACAGTCCCCCTTTTCAGTCCTTGGCCTTAAACCTGATAATTGTGCTAAGCATGCTCTGCTTTCCCTAATCAAACACCCCATTGGATGGTGCTTTCCCTGGCCAGCTGGGTTATGCAGGGATGGTCTTGTAATGAGACCCACACCCTACCCCCATTATTGAAGCTTAAGGACTGTGAAAGTACAACACACAGGGATTCAGTCTCAATTAGGGGAGTGTCATTTCCACTCTTGTAAGCATCAAACAAGCCATTTGTTTGTAGTTCCCTGAATGTGCAATACCTTCAGTGATAGGAGAGATCAGTTTctgttcctccagctgcttctCTTCTTTGTCCTTCTGTACCCTGCATGCACTATTCGTTAGAGCAAaaaggaaggatgggcttgtggttaaggcactggagtgGGGCTCAGGAGATCTATAGTCAGTTCCCAGCCTCAgagaagaaaaggcagaagttGGCTGTGTGTGATCCACACAGTggtttaaagcagtggttttcaacttggaGTCTGGGGCTCACTGGAAGGCCGCAAgctggtttcagggggtccgccaagcagagccggcattagacttgctggagcccagggtagAAAGATGAAGACCTGCTGTACGGGACCCCTGCCATCTGGGGCTGATGCCAAagcctgtggtgtggggccccaggcaattgccctgcttgctaccccctaatgccggccctggcttttctATGCAGAAAAACAGATGTGGCCCAGGCAGGCCGTGGAGTTTGTACTGCACATTGGGGGtggacctcagaaagaaaaaggcggAGAACTCCTGGTTTAAAGGGCGCACACGGCTGGTGAACAGAAGCAGCAGCGAATTCCCTTTGTTTTCATCTtggcctctgtcataaatataaagggaagggt
This genomic interval carries:
- the LOC140915315 gene encoding bone morphogenetic protein 2-like, whose amino-acid sequence is MRRLQEVFDIEALPHDVLPHRKPPQFMVDLFNKVADSNGITKAPGLLEGNVVRSLEDRDYFDQSYFYFNISSVGRNEQMLKAELRVFKLNKNHVPQKSFWQHFLKVDVYELLDRGSKLQRRNLISSRLLSLYTEGWEVFNVTQTVSKWVGHSSTNHGFLITTTHLSKTKMESNFVKFAKSQHNMRDSRNAFLVLFTNNDRQKSSSFLPSSTEFQPSSPEDDTSSHLPHQNEVFANIRVNKSRRIRDTSSFSHKDKIVPCQLNDLFVDFHKIGWAGWIISPRGYKAYYCKGACLFPLGESLRATNHATVQSIVHTLKLTKDVSTPCCVPDKLSSISIMYFDDNENVVLKNYKDMVATSCGCH